One genomic window of Osmia bicornis bicornis chromosome 5, iOsmBic2.1, whole genome shotgun sequence includes the following:
- the LOC123987757 gene encoding uncharacterized protein LOC123987757: MADRKETVNEPAPEASINSATLRRLPPFWKENPAAWFITVEMTFDLARITSDDTKYRYVVTNLDHTVLPFVMDVLASPPARGKYEEIKKRIIEAFDESHETKLRKLLRGSEVVDEKPSHCLQRLRNLAGGQVGENVLRTLFLEQLPESMRTVLAISDTADLQRLALLADKIAEMSVPRVAAIEASTPVIPPPSTRIEALEAKVEKLVSMVETLTTRQSRQPYRSQPRWRPRGSPGRGRSGSRSTSREGNNYCFYHRRFAERAHRCVIPCGWPGPPPTGASANFGN; encoded by the coding sequence ATGGCGGACCGAAAGGAAACGGTAAATGAGCCCGCTCCTGAGGCATCCATCAATTCAGCTACCTTACGACGGCTACCGCCGTTTTGGAAGGAGAATCCGGCTGCATGGTTCATCACAGTGGAGATGACCTTTGATCTGGCGCGAATAACCAGCGACGATACGAAGTACCGTTACGTGGTGACGAATTTGGACCACACCGTACTGCCCTTCGTCATGGACGTATTGGCCTCTCCACCGGCGCGTGGTAAATACGAGGAGATAAAGAAACGGATCATCGAAGCATTTGATGAGTCCCACGAAACCAAATTGAGGAAGCTGCTGCGAGGAAGTGAAGTGGTGGACGAGAAACCCTCGCATTGTTTGCAGAGACTTAGAAATCTGGCTGGTGGGCAAGTCGGAGAAAACGTTCTGCGTACGCTCTTTTTGGAGCAATTACCGGAGAGCATGAGAACTGTTCTCGCTATTAGCGATACGGCGGATCTGCAACGGCTAGCGCTCCTAGCTGATAAGATTGCAGAGATGTCTGTGCCGAGGGTGGCGGCCATTGAAGCATCAACCCCTGTGATTCCACCACCGTCCACCAGGATAGAGGCGCTGGAGGCTAAGGTGGAGAAGCTAGTCTCGATGGTGGAGACGCTCACTACGCGACAGTCCCGCCAACCCTATAGGTCCCAGCCAAGATGGCGGCCACGCGGTAGCCCTGGAAGGGGGCGATCTGGAAGTCGGTCAACTTCACGCGAAGGGAACAACTACTGTTTCTACCACCGGAGGTTCGCTGAGAGGGCCCATCGATGCGTCATTCCTTGTGGATGGCCAGGTCCACCACCTACTGGAGCTTCGGCTAACTTCGGAAACTGA